The following proteins come from a genomic window of Corynebacterium falsenii:
- a CDS encoding carboxylesterase/lipase family protein, with protein sequence MSTADPLEVETDGGTLAGVRVNGVRTWRGVPYGTAERWKRPVRVQWKGVWPAEDYGPVAPQTTYTWKDEVVGNEDCLNLDVVRPDTDEQLPVVVYLHGGGFFAGASHTAVLRGFNFSKELNVVYVAVNFRLGVLGYLDMSALGAGDSDTCEPNPAVHDHLAALRWVQRNIAEFGGDPDNVTVMGESAGGSAAAVLMAVPEAEGLFHRAIVQSAPVMTVHSPEQSTVWARKLAQYAGLVPRTCSIADLRALPVSDLVRAGQQMLWRGGGLRELNPCFGTAVDGKTLPEGPLHQFQHGHQHKMPLLIGTNNDELSAAQMLYLTKSTRARAARTMLNAHDPVLASEIERAYGDLGERGSFALMLTDAIFWAQSVRLAELHSTTGAGVWMYRFDYAPALLRKLGVGAMHSMELSALFGDSQSSKARILLGKEQNIVTTHMQSAWRDFVWGQDPGWQHYHALSRATRIFELEPHTVNDPRREFRLLWKDFAMRGWVGEESSIAMPRPGR encoded by the coding sequence GTGAGTACAGCAGATCCCCTCGAAGTCGAGACAGATGGCGGCACTCTCGCCGGAGTCCGCGTCAATGGGGTTCGCACGTGGCGCGGAGTTCCCTACGGAACCGCCGAACGCTGGAAGCGCCCGGTCCGTGTGCAGTGGAAGGGAGTGTGGCCTGCCGAGGACTATGGGCCCGTGGCTCCCCAGACCACGTACACTTGGAAAGACGAGGTTGTGGGCAACGAAGACTGCCTTAACCTGGATGTGGTGCGGCCGGATACCGATGAACAACTGCCGGTTGTGGTGTATCTGCACGGCGGGGGATTTTTCGCCGGGGCATCACACACTGCTGTGCTGCGGGGATTTAACTTCTCTAAGGAACTCAACGTTGTCTACGTTGCGGTGAACTTTCGCCTTGGGGTGCTGGGGTACCTAGACATGAGTGCGCTGGGCGCTGGCGATTCGGACACGTGCGAGCCGAACCCTGCTGTGCACGATCACCTCGCCGCGCTGCGGTGGGTACAGCGCAACATCGCGGAGTTCGGAGGGGACCCGGATAACGTCACCGTGATGGGGGAATCGGCCGGCGGTTCCGCTGCCGCGGTGCTCATGGCGGTTCCGGAAGCGGAGGGGCTGTTCCACCGGGCGATTGTGCAGTCGGCGCCGGTGATGACCGTTCATTCACCCGAGCAGTCCACCGTGTGGGCGAGGAAGCTGGCTCAGTACGCAGGGCTTGTCCCTAGGACGTGCTCGATCGCCGACCTTCGAGCATTGCCGGTGTCCGACCTGGTGCGCGCAGGCCAGCAGATGCTCTGGCGCGGCGGGGGCTTACGCGAGCTCAACCCGTGCTTCGGCACGGCTGTGGATGGCAAGACCCTGCCGGAGGGGCCGCTGCACCAATTTCAACACGGCCACCAGCACAAGATGCCGCTGCTCATTGGCACGAATAACGATGAACTATCGGCGGCGCAGATGCTGTATCTCACGAAGTCGACGAGGGCGCGGGCGGCGCGAACGATGCTCAACGCGCACGATCCCGTGCTGGCCTCCGAGATTGAGCGGGCGTATGGCGACTTGGGTGAGCGCGGCTCGTTCGCGCTGATGCTCACCGATGCGATCTTCTGGGCACAGTCGGTGCGACTGGCCGAGCTGCACAGCACGACCGGTGCGGGGGTGTGGATGTACCGGTTCGATTACGCCCCGGCGCTGCTGCGCAAGCTGGGCGTGGGGGCCATGCACTCGATGGAGCTATCGGCGCTGTTTGGGGATTCGCAATCGTCGAAGGCGCGGATCTTGCTGGGTAAGGAGCAAAACATTGTGACCACCCACATGCAAAGTGCGTGGCGGGACTTCGTGTGGGGCCAAGATCCCGGATGGCAGCATTACCACGCGCTGAGCCGGGCTACGCGAATCTTCGAGTTGGAGCCGCACACAGTCAATGATCCGCGCCGGGAGTTTCGCCTGTTGTGGAAGGATTTCGCGATGCGTGGCTGGGTGGGTGAGGAAAGCTCGATTGCCATGCCGCGGCCGGGGCGTTAG
- a CDS encoding ABC transporter ATP-binding protein has protein sequence MRRIVALAAARHPWIFAAVVVFSVLMPAVEIALPLFAGGALDGRNGAITGLIAAAVARFFFQGGRRFLSGTFSVRAQHMLRMRMFSGVNNSVNSSSGTLATGQVISRSISDLNQINTTLVMLPLMSGSVLELVLILGVIWWMSWPIAIVVSLHIPILLWVAYLSRTALYEPSRWSKQQAAEVASEVEQVVTGAHVVKSFAQEPREQATYTALARTQFSINMLVARLTARFQPALSSIPNIAMVATIAVGGWLVFHGRISAGEFLAVATYVTMLARLSRLAAGMLVSLHTTAPSVDRVFELIDAPPRPVGTEQRSGAYGIRGTVPVAPGTPPIEVDITAGESVMVRGPVASGKTRFAHAISGVDANDAAHLTLPDGTPLLDLRPEDRPVLVFDQPFLFSATIAENIRLGYPATDDEVWRAARLACADEFITEAGGLGTVVGPRGLTLSGGQRQRIALARALLRSPGFIVFDDATSAIDSTTEQRILRNLRAEVGRPTVVYISHRDTPAGWDIDRFIDLPAAPLQEQAEEQEQEAAASFKTAVPTDWIPTAPAYSIDPRVDEFEGRFSLRALLRMAPVLIALVVGTLLLSSAADIALPAFVRHALDAGVSAGNVRVLVTTCLIALGVVLVSWAAMSANAILTTLTGERLLFALRTRMFRHMQSMDLTWFQSRPAGKIMTRLTTDIDTLSSFLQSGLSQTIASVTMLVGITVMLFATDLTLTAIVLAFVPAIVIATWIFRRISSRLYRRARAQVSEVNATFQEALTALPTTQAYNYGPVVERRLRTQSAGYVRLRTLAQSAVSLYFPGVNLLTQLAQATILAVGTSLVARGDTTQGAVIAFSLYLTMFFGPIQQLSQIFDQFQQASVSVERIEEFLSHSPSVVSEPGAVPATTDRVGSQPAISFDGVRFSYGGNSPESAEPAESAATEIPSMSRPTIDLTHTFTGVTAIVGATGAGKSTVVRLVARFMDPQSGRVTADGSTIRRFTVPSWRGRIGTAPQEPHLFAGTVASNIAYGRPDAARDDILAAIDRIGGSAVISTIPGGVDAPVGPGHPALSAGQQHIVALARAELIQPAVMLLDEATAHLSDEEEETVIAALRAAAQGRTALIVAHTLKTAQTADHIVVMEHGQIVETGTHAELVERNGEYARLWKATDNTGSSTIAESDVT, from the coding sequence GTGCGCAGAATCGTCGCCCTCGCCGCCGCGAGGCACCCATGGATCTTCGCCGCGGTCGTGGTGTTTTCTGTTCTCATGCCCGCGGTGGAGATCGCCCTTCCTCTCTTCGCGGGCGGTGCCCTCGACGGCCGCAACGGCGCCATCACCGGCCTCATCGCCGCCGCAGTCGCGCGGTTCTTCTTTCAGGGCGGCCGTCGCTTCCTCTCCGGTACGTTTTCCGTGCGGGCCCAGCACATGCTGCGGATGCGGATGTTTTCGGGCGTCAACAATTCGGTGAACTCATCCAGTGGCACCCTGGCCACCGGTCAGGTGATCTCCCGGTCCATCTCCGATCTCAACCAGATCAACACCACGCTGGTCATGTTGCCGCTGATGTCCGGATCCGTGCTGGAGCTCGTGCTCATCCTCGGCGTGATCTGGTGGATGTCCTGGCCCATCGCCATCGTGGTGAGCCTGCACATCCCCATTTTGCTGTGGGTCGCCTACCTCTCCCGCACCGCGTTGTACGAGCCATCCCGCTGGTCGAAACAGCAGGCCGCCGAGGTCGCCTCGGAGGTCGAGCAAGTCGTCACCGGCGCCCACGTCGTCAAGAGCTTCGCCCAGGAGCCGCGCGAGCAGGCCACCTACACCGCCCTGGCGCGCACGCAGTTTTCCATCAATATGCTCGTCGCCCGGCTGACTGCAAGGTTCCAGCCCGCGCTGTCCTCCATCCCCAACATCGCGATGGTCGCCACGATTGCGGTGGGTGGCTGGCTGGTGTTCCACGGACGCATCTCCGCCGGTGAGTTCCTCGCGGTCGCCACGTACGTGACGATGTTGGCAAGGCTCAGCCGCCTGGCCGCGGGCATGCTCGTGTCGCTGCACACCACCGCGCCGAGCGTGGATCGCGTCTTCGAGCTCATCGATGCGCCGCCGCGCCCGGTCGGAACCGAACAGCGCTCCGGGGCCTACGGCATCCGTGGGACCGTTCCGGTCGCCCCCGGCACCCCGCCGATCGAGGTCGACATCACGGCCGGCGAATCGGTGATGGTTCGCGGGCCGGTGGCGTCGGGTAAAACACGCTTCGCCCACGCCATCTCGGGGGTAGATGCGAACGACGCCGCCCACCTCACCCTCCCCGACGGCACCCCGCTGCTCGACCTGCGCCCCGAGGACCGCCCGGTGCTCGTGTTCGACCAGCCATTCCTGTTTTCCGCCACCATCGCCGAGAACATCCGCCTGGGCTACCCCGCCACCGACGACGAAGTCTGGCGCGCCGCCCGCCTGGCCTGCGCCGATGAGTTCATCACGGAGGCCGGTGGCCTCGGCACGGTCGTGGGCCCGCGCGGGCTCACCCTCTCGGGTGGTCAGCGGCAGCGCATCGCACTGGCGCGGGCGTTGCTGCGTTCCCCTGGTTTTATTGTTTTCGACGACGCCACCTCAGCCATCGACTCCACCACCGAGCAGCGGATTTTGCGGAATCTTCGGGCGGAAGTGGGCCGGCCGACGGTGGTGTACATCAGTCACCGCGATACCCCTGCCGGGTGGGACATCGATCGGTTCATTGACCTACCTGCGGCTCCGTTGCAGGAGCAGGCAGAGGAGCAAGAGCAGGAAGCCGCGGCCAGTTTTAAGACTGCAGTGCCGACCGACTGGATCCCCACTGCCCCGGCGTACAGCATCGACCCGCGCGTGGATGAGTTCGAGGGCAGGTTCAGCCTGCGGGCGCTGCTGCGGATGGCGCCGGTGCTCATTGCGCTCGTGGTGGGCACATTGCTGCTGTCCTCCGCGGCGGACATTGCCCTACCCGCGTTTGTGCGCCATGCCCTCGACGCAGGCGTGTCCGCGGGTAACGTCCGGGTTCTCGTCACCACCTGCCTCATCGCCCTGGGCGTGGTGCTCGTGAGCTGGGCGGCGATGAGCGCCAACGCGATCCTCACCACCCTCACCGGCGAGCGGCTCCTCTTCGCGCTGCGCACGCGGATGTTCCGGCACATGCAGTCGATGGATCTCACCTGGTTCCAATCGCGGCCTGCGGGCAAGATCATGACGCGCCTGACCACGGACATCGACACGTTGTCGTCGTTCTTGCAATCGGGGCTGTCTCAAACGATCGCGTCGGTTACGATGCTGGTGGGCATCACCGTCATGCTCTTCGCCACTGACCTCACGCTCACGGCCATCGTCTTGGCCTTCGTGCCGGCCATCGTCATCGCCACGTGGATCTTCCGGCGGATTTCCTCGCGGCTGTATCGACGCGCCCGCGCCCAAGTCTCGGAAGTCAACGCCACCTTCCAGGAGGCTCTGACGGCTTTGCCGACCACCCAGGCTTATAACTACGGCCCCGTGGTGGAGCGGCGGCTGCGTACACAATCCGCCGGCTACGTGCGGCTGCGCACGCTGGCTCAGTCGGCCGTGAGCCTGTACTTCCCCGGCGTGAACCTGCTCACTCAGCTCGCGCAGGCCACGATCCTGGCCGTGGGGACCTCGCTGGTGGCCCGCGGCGACACGACCCAGGGTGCGGTCATCGCGTTCAGCCTGTACCTCACAATGTTCTTCGGGCCGATCCAGCAGCTCTCGCAGATCTTCGATCAGTTCCAGCAGGCAAGCGTAAGCGTGGAGCGCATCGAGGAGTTCCTCTCCCACTCCCCGTCCGTCGTGTCGGAACCCGGCGCGGTGCCGGCCACGACCGATCGGGTGGGCTCCCAGCCCGCTATCAGCTTCGATGGCGTGCGCTTTAGCTACGGCGGGAACTCTCCTGAATCTGCTGAGCCTGCTGAGTCTGCCGCGACCGAGATACCCTCAATGAGCCGACCCACCATCGACCTCACGCACACCTTCACTGGCGTCACCGCCATTGTGGGGGCAACAGGCGCGGGTAAGTCCACCGTCGTGCGCCTCGTCGCCCGTTTCATGGATCCGCAGTCCGGCCGCGTCACCGCCGATGGATCTACAATCAGAAGATTCACCGTCCCCAGCTGGCGCGGCCGCATCGGCACCGCCCCGCAGGAGCCACACCTATTCGCGGGCACTGTTGCCAGCAACATCGCTTATGGTCGACCCGACGCCGCCAGGGACGACATCCTCGCCGCCATCGATCGGATCGGCGGGAGCGCGGTCATCAGCACGATACCCGGAGGCGTCGACGCACCAGTGGGGCCTGGGCACCCAGCCCTGTCGGCCGGCCAGCAGCACATCGTTGCCCTGGCTCGCGCGGAACTGATCCAACCAGCGGTGATGCTCCTCGACGAAGCCACGGCCCACCTCTCCGACGAGGAGGAGGAGACCGTCATCGCGGCGCTGCGGGCGGCGGCGCAGGGGCGCACGGCCCTCATCGTGGCTCACACGCTCAAGACTGCCCAGACTGCCGACCACATCGTGGTGATGGAGCACGGCCAGATCGTCGAAACTGGAACGCACGCGGAGTTGGTGGAACGAAATGGGGAGTACGCGCGATTGTGGAAAGCAACGGACAACACCGGTTCGAGCACGATAGCGGAATCCGACGTAACGTAG
- the putP gene encoding sodium/proline symporter PutP — MTDQTWFVIAMVIYLIAMLLIGLYSYKQTDEYEDYMLGGRNLHPFVAAMSAGASDMSGWLLMGLPGALYMLGFSEIWMAIGLLIGAAANWMITAPRLRSYTEVANNSITIPSFLENRFNDRSHVLRVAAGLIILVFFTFYVSSGMVAGGRYFQSTFGADYLTGMIVIAAVTVTYTFIGGFLAVSFTDTVQGCIMFIALLTVPVVALLTMDDPGAIWTYQLENTYGVGKIQPNPHWFSLITGVSFVTIISNLAWGLGYFGQPHIVVRFMALRSPSDARAGMRYGISWMFLCLVGAVMVSIIGPAFFGMDESIAIVDTNKFETIFLDMGRILFHPLLAGLVLTAVLAAIMSTISSQLLVVSSALIEDIYKGLFNRNASDARLKNLSRISVLIVALIAGIIALNPDSGILSLVQFAWAGFGSSFGPVIVAALYWRKLNAPGAAAGLITGAVVAFLWGGLPQFGLMDKPWGLYEMIPGVLLNILAMVIVTNMTKAPSKEITDTFDQAAKLSKVASKKNMDFEEAAEKV; from the coding sequence TTGACCGATCAAACATGGTTTGTCATAGCCATGGTGATCTACCTGATCGCCATGCTATTGATTGGCCTCTACAGCTATAAGCAGACTGACGAGTACGAAGACTACATGCTCGGTGGCCGCAACCTGCACCCCTTCGTGGCAGCAATGTCCGCAGGCGCCTCTGACATGTCCGGCTGGCTCCTCATGGGTCTGCCCGGCGCACTGTACATGCTCGGATTCTCCGAGATCTGGATGGCCATCGGCCTGCTCATCGGTGCTGCCGCCAACTGGATGATCACCGCACCGCGGTTGCGCTCCTACACGGAGGTGGCGAACAACTCCATCACCATCCCGTCGTTCCTGGAGAACCGCTTCAACGACCGCAGCCACGTGCTGCGCGTTGCCGCCGGCCTGATCATCCTGGTGTTCTTCACCTTCTACGTCTCCTCCGGCATGGTTGCTGGTGGCCGCTACTTCCAGTCCACCTTCGGCGCGGACTACCTCACCGGCATGATCGTGATCGCCGCCGTGACCGTGACGTACACCTTCATCGGTGGCTTCCTGGCCGTATCCTTCACCGATACCGTTCAGGGCTGCATCATGTTCATCGCCCTGCTGACCGTGCCGGTCGTGGCGTTGCTGACCATGGACGATCCGGGTGCGATCTGGACTTACCAGCTGGAAAACACCTACGGCGTTGGCAAGATCCAGCCGAACCCGCACTGGTTCTCCCTGATCACAGGCGTTTCCTTCGTCACCATCATCTCCAACCTCGCTTGGGGCCTGGGCTACTTCGGCCAGCCGCACATCGTGGTGCGCTTCATGGCGCTGCGCAGCCCCTCCGATGCCCGCGCGGGTATGCGTTACGGCATCAGCTGGATGTTCCTGTGCCTCGTCGGCGCTGTGATGGTGTCCATCATCGGCCCGGCATTCTTCGGCATGGACGAGTCCATCGCCATCGTCGATACCAACAAATTCGAGACGATCTTCCTCGACATGGGTCGCATCCTGTTCCACCCGCTGCTGGCTGGTCTGGTGCTCACCGCGGTTCTCGCGGCGATCATGTCCACGATCTCCTCTCAGCTTCTCGTGGTCTCCTCCGCCCTCATCGAGGACATCTACAAGGGCCTGTTCAACCGCAACGCATCCGACGCCCGGTTGAAGAACCTCTCCCGAATCTCCGTGCTGATTGTTGCCCTCATCGCGGGCATCATCGCCCTGAACCCAGATTCCGGCATCCTGTCGCTGGTTCAGTTCGCATGGGCCGGCTTCGGTTCCTCCTTCGGCCCGGTCATCGTGGCGGCGCTGTACTGGCGCAAGCTCAACGCTCCTGGTGCGGCCGCCGGCCTCATCACCGGCGCTGTGGTTGCCTTCCTGTGGGGTGGCCTGCCGCAGTTCGGTCTCATGGACAAGCCATGGGGTCTGTACGAGATGATCCCGGGTGTTCTGCTGAACATCCTGGCCATGGTCATCGTGACCAACATGACCAAGGCTCCGTCCAAGGAGATCACCGACACCTTCGACCAGGCAGCCAAGCTGTCCAAGGTCGCTTCAAAGAAGAACATGGACTTCGAGGAAGCCGCCGAAAAGGTGTAA
- a CDS encoding DEAD/DEAH box helicase, whose protein sequence is MSDTENVTGDVNMPVNDESVSQNELQGEGSANAPLDVTDVLGENPQVTGEAVESENAETQVPETEEEDNNGGETQRVNDSVAEETNGPSFDGLGLPDNVLEAVKKVGFEVPSPIQAETIPVLMEGHDVVGLAQTGTGKTAAFALPILSRIDVSKRHPQALVLAPTRELALQVAESFQSFSEHLGGVHVLPIYGGQAYGVQLSGLRRGAHIVVGTPGRVIDHLKKGSLDISELRFMVLDEADEMLNMGFQEDVERILEDTPAEKQVALFSATMPAGIRRLSKQYLKDPQEITVKASQRTSENIEQDYLLVNHRNKLDALTRILEVTEFEAMIMFVRTKNETEELAERLRARGFNAAAINGDIPQNLRERTVDQLKDGRLDILVATDVAARGLDVDRITHVFNYDIPHDTESYVHRIGRTGRAGRSGRAILFVTPRERRLLKAIEKATKSRLNEIELPTVEAVNEARKEKFRDTLTESLGDEQLGVFRQLVKDYGEHNDVEMADIAAALAAQIQAGEDFLMKEQPKAERPRRNREDRYGDDNRSGGGAYKPFDERFNKEAPKVTDRNGNELAVYRLSVGHRQRVRPGAIVGALANEGGLNSRDFGRINIFAEHSLVELPADLPKEVFQALDQTRVSGQLINIEPDPGAPEGRPGSHKRRNDRHDRHDRHDRGDRRDRRDDRGGRDYRGDRGDRGGFRGRGHDRDDRGGRGGGFRSNSRSQRGDHRGDNRGGVRGGRKNY, encoded by the coding sequence ATGAGTGATACTGAAAACGTCACCGGCGACGTAAACATGCCGGTTAATGACGAGTCGGTATCTCAGAATGAACTGCAGGGAGAGGGAAGCGCGAACGCCCCTCTTGATGTGACTGATGTGCTGGGGGAGAACCCCCAAGTGACTGGTGAGGCAGTGGAGTCTGAGAACGCCGAAACGCAAGTTCCAGAGACAGAAGAAGAAGACAACAACGGGGGTGAGACTCAGCGCGTGAATGACAGCGTAGCTGAGGAGACCAACGGACCATCATTCGATGGCCTCGGTCTGCCAGACAACGTTCTTGAGGCCGTCAAGAAGGTCGGCTTCGAGGTACCCTCCCCGATTCAAGCAGAGACCATTCCGGTGCTCATGGAAGGCCACGACGTGGTCGGCCTTGCGCAGACCGGTACCGGCAAGACCGCGGCGTTTGCGCTGCCGATCTTGTCCCGCATTGACGTATCGAAGCGTCACCCGCAGGCACTCGTGCTTGCCCCGACCCGCGAGCTAGCGCTGCAGGTCGCAGAGAGCTTCCAATCCTTCTCCGAGCACCTCGGAGGCGTGCATGTGCTGCCGATCTACGGCGGCCAGGCTTACGGCGTGCAGCTGTCCGGGCTGCGCCGCGGCGCCCACATCGTCGTGGGTACTCCGGGCCGCGTTATTGACCACCTGAAGAAGGGCAGCCTGGATATCTCCGAGCTGCGCTTCATGGTGCTCGATGAGGCCGACGAGATGCTCAACATGGGCTTCCAGGAAGACGTTGAGCGCATTCTGGAAGACACCCCCGCAGAGAAGCAGGTAGCCCTGTTCTCCGCAACGATGCCTGCGGGTATCCGCCGCCTGTCGAAGCAGTACCTCAAGGATCCGCAGGAGATCACGGTCAAGGCTTCCCAGCGCACCAGCGAGAACATCGAGCAGGATTACCTGCTGGTGAATCACCGCAACAAGCTGGACGCACTGACCCGCATCCTCGAGGTCACTGAGTTCGAGGCGATGATCATGTTCGTGCGCACGAAGAACGAGACCGAGGAGCTGGCCGAGCGCCTGCGTGCCCGCGGTTTCAATGCTGCTGCGATCAATGGCGACATCCCGCAGAACCTCCGTGAGCGCACCGTTGACCAGCTCAAGGACGGCCGGTTGGACATCCTCGTGGCGACCGACGTGGCCGCTCGCGGCTTGGATGTGGATCGCATCACGCACGTGTTCAACTACGACATTCCGCACGATACGGAAAGCTACGTGCACCGCATCGGTCGCACCGGCCGCGCTGGACGTTCCGGCCGGGCGATCCTGTTCGTGACGCCGCGCGAGCGCCGTCTGCTCAAGGCCATCGAGAAGGCAACGAAGTCTCGCCTCAACGAAATTGAGCTGCCGACCGTCGAAGCCGTCAATGAGGCCCGCAAGGAGAAGTTCCGCGACACCCTCACGGAATCCCTGGGCGACGAACAGCTGGGCGTGTTCCGTCAGCTCGTGAAGGACTACGGCGAGCACAATGACGTGGAGATGGCAGACATCGCCGCAGCATTGGCAGCGCAGATCCAGGCTGGCGAGGACTTCCTCATGAAGGAGCAGCCCAAGGCTGAGCGCCCACGCCGTAACCGCGAGGATCGCTACGGCGATGACAACCGCTCCGGCGGCGGCGCCTACAAGCCCTTTGACGAGCGCTTCAACAAGGAGGCTCCGAAGGTCACGGACCGCAACGGCAATGAGCTCGCTGTTTACCGGTTATCCGTGGGGCACCGCCAGCGCGTGCGTCCGGGTGCCATCGTGGGTGCCTTGGCCAACGAGGGCGGGTTGAACTCGCGCGACTTCGGCCGCATCAATATCTTCGCCGAGCACTCCCTGGTGGAGCTTCCCGCAGATCTGCCGAAGGAAGTGTTCCAGGCGCTCGATCAGACTCGCGTGTCCGGCCAGCTCATCAATATTGAGCCTGATCCGGGTGCACCGGAGGGCCGACCGGGTTCGCACAAGCGTCGCAACGATCGCCACGACAGGCACGACCGCCATGACCGCGGTGACCGTCGAGATCGCCGGGATGACCGCGGAGGCCGTGATTACCGTGGCGACCGTGGGGATCGTGGCGGCTTCCGTGGCCGTGGTCACGACCGGGATGATCGGGGAGGCCGCGGCGGTGGTTTCCGCAGCAACTCTCGCTCTCAGCGGGGCGATCACCGAGGCGACAACCGCGGTGGGGTTCGCGGAGGCCGTAAGAACTACTAA
- a CDS encoding NAD(P)/FAD-dependent oxidoreductase yields the protein MSDVAVIGGGLAGLAAARTLRRAGYRCTVFEAADTVGGRIRSEKFDDITVDNGLQLMNAWYPAVKELLQPGEYAALNLKPFRPAFQTLTDKGLAMFCDPIRAPHLIPPFMRSKFGSALSVRDMFGMRKWMTSEIKHRSSLEMRKIRPSRVARDVSVSESLDDFGINRQMRKLVLDPLIEAFLFDPHGESSAIFAKWMLASLLRGTLAVPDNGMGELSATMGRIPGARIELNSEVTNVKDSTDGVDIHVGGSGLIERFPYAIVAVDPAVESRFVSLPQPASNDVATWWFVSDDPISDNPMIVVDGARRTPISAATELTAAAPSYAPERHLVAANVVAKKEAELPSDEDMKGHLGTLFGVDSSGWELVTRQFIADAIPVIPPQRRTPAGKLLHAGEFIGERTVVAGSQHATPTIDGALRSGQQAAKAIIKRLENTE from the coding sequence ATGAGCGACGTTGCGGTAATCGGCGGCGGACTAGCAGGATTGGCAGCAGCTCGAACGCTGCGCCGCGCGGGCTACCGATGCACGGTGTTCGAAGCCGCGGACACCGTTGGTGGCCGCATCCGCTCTGAAAAATTCGACGACATCACCGTGGACAACGGCCTGCAGCTCATGAACGCTTGGTACCCCGCGGTCAAGGAACTCCTCCAGCCCGGCGAGTACGCAGCCCTTAACCTCAAGCCGTTCAGACCTGCGTTCCAGACGCTCACGGACAAGGGACTCGCGATGTTCTGCGATCCCATCCGCGCCCCGCACCTCATCCCGCCCTTCATGCGCTCAAAGTTCGGCTCGGCGCTCTCTGTCCGCGATATGTTCGGCATGCGCAAGTGGATGACCTCCGAGATTAAGCACCGCTCCAGCCTAGAGATGCGCAAGATCCGCCCGTCTCGGGTAGCTCGAGATGTCTCCGTCTCCGAATCTCTCGACGATTTCGGCATCAACCGCCAGATGCGCAAGCTCGTCCTCGATCCGCTGATCGAGGCCTTCCTCTTCGACCCGCACGGTGAGTCGTCGGCGATTTTCGCCAAGTGGATGCTCGCTTCTCTGCTGCGCGGCACTTTGGCCGTCCCGGATAACGGCATGGGTGAACTGAGCGCCACGATGGGCCGCATCCCGGGCGCTCGCATTGAGCTTAACTCCGAGGTTACGAACGTGAAGGATTCCACCGATGGTGTGGATATCCACGTCGGTGGCAGTGGACTCATCGAGCGCTTCCCCTATGCGATCGTCGCCGTGGATCCGGCGGTGGAATCCCGGTTCGTCTCGCTGCCGCAGCCGGCGTCGAATGATGTGGCGACCTGGTGGTTCGTCAGCGATGATCCCATTAGCGACAATCCCATGATCGTGGTCGATGGCGCCCGCCGCACCCCGATCTCGGCGGCAACTGAGCTGACCGCAGCCGCGCCGTCGTACGCACCCGAGCGGCACCTTGTGGCTGCGAACGTGGTGGCGAAGAAGGAAGCCGAGCTGCCCTCGGACGAGGACATGAAGGGGCATCTGGGCACCCTGTTTGGCGTGGACTCTTCCGGTTGGGAGCTGGTCACGCGCCAGTTTATCGCCGACGCCATTCCGGTCATTCCACCTCAGCGGCGCACGCCTGCTGGCAAGCTTCTTCACGCGGGGGAGTTCATCGGTGAGCGCACGGTGGTGGCGGGTTCGCAGCATGCGACTCCCACGATCGACGGGGCGTTGCGCAGCGGTCAGCAGGCGGCGAAGGCGATCATCAAGCGGCTAGAGAATACTGAGTAG
- a CDS encoding HNH endonuclease family protein: protein MRRVFFSPFVAFVAALIVLFVLFFFSTPQRSPSSRPHQVLAAQLSEDLDRVQLIDMRVRVLGYSRERFGHGWGHRVRDGMMCTSRQHELRELFGGSGCAPPPPEATAPDPYTGETIRADAVDIDHLVPLAAAWDLGAWSWDQRTRMEFANDLDRNLIVTSSAVNREKSDATLSEWLPTYDVCAYSTAFVRVVADYHLMLPRADMEAARTSCGI from the coding sequence ATGCGGCGGGTTTTCTTTTCCCCTTTTGTGGCCTTCGTGGCCGCCCTCATTGTTCTCTTCGTTCTCTTCTTTTTCTCGACGCCACAACGCTCCCCCTCCAGCCGCCCCCACCAGGTGCTCGCAGCTCAGCTGTCCGAAGACCTCGACAGGGTTCAGCTCATCGATATGCGCGTTCGCGTGTTGGGGTATTCCCGGGAGCGCTTCGGCCACGGGTGGGGCCACCGCGTGCGGGATGGAATGATGTGTACGAGCAGACAGCACGAACTCCGCGAGCTGTTTGGCGGGTCAGGGTGTGCGCCTCCCCCGCCGGAGGCGACCGCACCTGACCCGTACACGGGCGAGACGATCCGTGCCGATGCCGTGGACATCGACCACTTGGTGCCCTTGGCCGCGGCGTGGGACTTGGGTGCGTGGTCGTGGGATCAGCGCACCAGAATGGAGTTTGCCAACGATTTGGATCGCAACTTGATTGTCACCTCGTCTGCGGTCAACCGCGAGAAGTCAGACGCCACGCTGTCCGAATGGTTGCCTACCTACGACGTGTGCGCCTACTCCACTGCGTTCGTACGCGTGGTGGCCGACTATCACCTCATGTTGCCGCGGGCGGACATGGAGGCTGCGCGGACGTCCTGCGGGATATAG